In Dyella terrae, one DNA window encodes the following:
- a CDS encoding alginate O-acetyltransferase AlgF has protein sequence MSKAISDRRMRARALRQSALALVLLACAATAVAGLYPAAAPPGSAFIRVFNASNQPKVTAQVGSKNLGDVNALEASAYAFLPPGQYPVKIGDASENTNLQGSHCYTAALGSDSKVHQFEQQCFNSQLKSLVAVYNLIDGTTLSLKTADGTAVVENVAANATGQREVNPIKADLAIYDGANKLADAKPVTLMRGSTYSLFVMGTRSSPVLIWVNG, from the coding sequence ATGTCCAAAGCAATCTCTGATCGCCGCATGCGGGCACGCGCGCTTCGCCAGTCCGCACTCGCTCTCGTCCTGCTGGCCTGTGCAGCGACCGCCGTTGCCGGCCTTTATCCCGCCGCCGCGCCACCCGGCTCCGCTTTCATCCGGGTGTTCAACGCCTCCAATCAACCCAAGGTGACCGCACAGGTCGGCAGCAAGAACCTTGGCGACGTGAATGCACTCGAAGCCAGCGCCTATGCCTTTCTTCCTCCGGGGCAGTATCCGGTGAAGATCGGCGATGCCAGCGAGAACACCAACCTCCAGGGTTCGCATTGCTACACGGCGGCGCTGGGCAGCGACAGCAAAGTGCATCAGTTCGAGCAGCAGTGCTTCAACAGTCAGCTGAAGTCGCTGGTCGCCGTGTACAACCTGATCGACGGCACGACACTGAGCCTCAAGACTGCCGACGGCACCGCCGTGGTGGAGAACGTCGCCGCCAACGCCACCGGCCAGCGGGAGGTCAATCCGATCAAGGCCGATCTGGCCATTTACGACGGCGCCAACAAGCTGGCCGACGCCAAGCCCGTCACTCTGATGCGCGGAAGTACCTACAGCCTGTTCGTCATGGGCACGCGCAGCAGTCCGGTGTTGATCTGGGTCAACGGATGA